From one Gracilibacillus salinarum genomic stretch:
- a CDS encoding DUF3139 domain-containing protein produces the protein MNVRKVKKRYFVFSILLFLILIWFSYDIYIKHSMESDVIDYLESNGYQDEEIEKISVSRSKPGITASVIFEDEKDKIYLYNYEDGEIVQSGYGVLNND, from the coding sequence ATGAATGTTCGTAAAGTAAAAAAGAGGTATTTTGTTTTTAGTATTCTTTTATTCCTGATACTAATCTGGTTTTCCTATGATATATACATAAAACACAGTATGGAGAGCGATGTGATTGACTATTTAGAAAGTAATGGTTATCAGGATGAGGAAATTGAGAAAATAAGTGTATCAAGATCTAAGCCTGGAATAACAGCAAGCGTCATATTTGAAGATGAAAAGGATAAAATTTATTTATATAATTATGAAGACGGAGAGATCGTACAAAGTGGGTATGGTGTATTAAATAATGATTGA